Proteins encoded together in one Luteimonas fraxinea window:
- the prfA gene encoding peptide chain release factor 1 produces MLPTLRRKLEALAERREELERLLSDPATVADQSRFRALSREFAQLEPLSSALADERRALEDREAARSLLDDADMREMAEEEIAAADARLETLEADLLALLVPRDARDDGGFYLEIRAGTGGDEAAIFAGDLFRMYQRYAERQGWRVEVESASTGEHGGFREVIAAVDGSGAYARLKFESGTHRVQRVPETESQGRIHTSAATVAIIPIEDAGEPIELNPADLKVDTFRSSGAGGQHVNKTDSAIRITHVPTGVVVESQTERSQHANRDKAMKRLRAMLADAEAERRAAATAEVRKLQVGSGDRSQRIRTYNYPQGRITDHRIEGLTLYDLPNVLEGSLDGLIARLSQEHQADELARMTAQ; encoded by the coding sequence ATGCTGCCGACCCTGCGCCGTAAGCTCGAAGCGCTGGCCGAACGCCGCGAAGAACTCGAACGCCTGCTGTCCGATCCCGCGACTGTCGCGGACCAGTCGCGGTTCCGTGCGCTGTCGCGCGAGTTCGCCCAGCTCGAACCGCTGTCGAGCGCGCTGGCCGACGAGCGGCGCGCGCTCGAGGATCGCGAGGCTGCGCGCAGCCTGCTCGACGATGCCGACATGCGCGAGATGGCCGAGGAAGAAATTGCTGCCGCCGATGCGCGATTGGAAACATTGGAGGCCGATCTGCTTGCGCTGCTGGTGCCGCGCGACGCGCGCGACGACGGCGGCTTCTATCTCGAGATCCGCGCCGGCACCGGCGGTGACGAAGCCGCGATTTTCGCCGGCGACTTGTTCCGCATGTACCAGCGCTACGCCGAGCGGCAGGGCTGGCGCGTCGAAGTGGAATCGGCGAGCACGGGCGAACACGGCGGCTTCCGCGAAGTCATCGCCGCGGTCGACGGCAGCGGCGCCTATGCGCGGCTCAAGTTCGAATCCGGTACGCACCGCGTGCAACGCGTGCCGGAAACCGAATCGCAGGGCCGCATCCACACGTCGGCCGCGACCGTGGCGATCATTCCGATCGAGGACGCGGGCGAACCGATCGAACTCAATCCTGCCGACCTCAAGGTCGACACCTTCCGCTCGTCCGGCGCCGGCGGCCAGCACGTCAACAAGACCGATTCGGCGATCCGCATCACCCACGTGCCGACCGGCGTCGTCGTCGAATCGCAGACCGAGCGCAGCCAGCACGCCAACCGCGACAAGGCGATGAAGCGCCTGCGCGCGATGCTGGCCGACGCCGAAGCCGAGCGCCGCGCCGCCGCGACTGCCGAAGTGCGCAAGCTGCAAGTCGGCAGCGGGGACCGCAGCCAGCGCATCCGCACCTACAACTATCCGCAGGGGCGGATCACCGATCACCGCATCGAAGGACTCACGCTGTACGACCTGCCGAACGTGCTCGAAGGCAGTCTCGACGGCCTGATCGCGCGGCTGTCGCAGGAACACCAGGCCGACGAACTGGCGCGCATGACCGCGCAGTAA
- a CDS encoding ribose-phosphate diphosphokinase — translation MKEERNLLIFSGNSNRPLAKAVCRELGVRQGKALVSTFSDGEVQVEIEENVRRQDVFVIQPTSAPSAENLMELLVLIDALKRASVSSVTAVIPYFGYSRQDRRLRSTRVPITAKVVAKMVTAAGADRVLTIDLHADQIQGFFDIPVDNVYASPLLLADIWRAHGTDNMVVVSPDVGGVVRARAIAKRLDDADLAIIDKRRPRANVATVMNIIGDVNGKTCVLVDDIVDTAGTLCAAAAALKAQGATKVVAYCTHAVLSGAAIDNLNKSQLDEMVVTDTIPLSEAARNCSRIRQLSVAELLAETIRRIAFGESVSSLYVD, via the coding sequence ATGAAAGAAGAACGCAATCTCCTGATCTTCTCGGGCAACTCGAACCGCCCGCTGGCCAAGGCCGTATGCCGTGAACTCGGCGTGCGCCAGGGCAAGGCGCTGGTGTCGACGTTCTCCGACGGCGAAGTGCAGGTCGAGATCGAAGAAAACGTCCGCCGCCAGGACGTGTTCGTGATCCAGCCGACCAGCGCGCCGTCGGCCGAGAACCTGATGGAACTGCTGGTGCTGATCGACGCGCTCAAGCGCGCCTCGGTGTCCAGCGTGACCGCGGTGATCCCGTACTTCGGTTACTCGCGACAGGATCGTCGCCTGCGTTCGACGCGCGTGCCGATCACGGCGAAGGTCGTTGCGAAGATGGTCACCGCCGCCGGCGCCGACCGCGTGCTGACGATCGACCTGCACGCCGACCAGATCCAGGGCTTCTTCGACATTCCGGTCGACAACGTCTACGCCTCGCCGCTGCTGCTGGCCGACATCTGGCGCGCGCACGGCACCGACAACATGGTCGTGGTCTCGCCCGACGTCGGCGGCGTGGTGCGCGCCCGCGCGATCGCCAAGCGCCTCGACGATGCGGACCTGGCGATCATCGACAAGCGCCGTCCGCGCGCCAACGTCGCCACCGTGATGAACATCATCGGCGACGTGAACGGCAAGACCTGCGTGCTGGTCGACGACATCGTCGATACCGCCGGCACGCTGTGCGCCGCGGCGGCCGCGCTGAAGGCGCAGGGCGCCACCAAGGTCGTCGCCTACTGCACCCACGCGGTGCTGTCGGGCGCGGCGATCGACAACCTCAACAAATCGCAGCTCGACGAGATGGTGGTCACCGATACCATCCCGCTGTCGGAGGCCGCGCGCAATTGCTCGCGCATCCGCCAGCTCAGCGTCGCCGAGCTGCTGGCCGAGACGATCCGCCGGATCGCGTTCGGAGAATCGGTCAGTTCGCTCTACGTCGACTGA
- a CDS encoding tetratricopeptide repeat protein, whose protein sequence is MPVFSPPRTARLRAALLVPLLGLAYAAHAQRGDLDRTDTLHEDLLGATLAGEFAVQAGRLDEAANWYLDAARQSDGDPGLAERATRIALLAGDDRRAAQALDLWRRHAPDSLPMRAAEATLSLRAGRDRVARRQLEALLRSDDPAGWRHAFTVLGGGARDQAQAARLLGQLVDSGAIPDALQAWMAFGGLAQRLDRTDLTERILENIVARFPGEPRVALLRASQLRESGRPDEARQALAALGDAALIGPDLRMGIAGEYEALGDLADAERTLAMGPQDGRTYVLRASLMARAENKVALAALYDEVKAVALTPNPAQRLLLGQMAEYLEQYDEALDWYQTVPGGPERAQARLRGARVLHELGRQDDAWARLRELQSDGTSDEDMRRNAYLLEAELRQKGDDPAELDVYNRGLAAMPDDPAVLYSRALMWERRDDIPRAEADLRRVLVADPENIAALNALGYTLADRTTRYTEALELIDRARVAEPDNAAIIDSYGWVLYRLGRNEDALVELRRAFSMMKDAEVAAHIGEVLWVLGRHDEARKYFDEARGIDPENRSLIRALEKTGA, encoded by the coding sequence ATGCCCGTTTTCTCTCCGCCCCGGACCGCGCGACTGCGCGCAGCCCTGCTGGTGCCCCTGCTCGGACTGGCCTACGCGGCCCACGCGCAACGCGGCGATCTCGACCGCACCGACACCCTCCACGAGGATCTGCTGGGCGCGACGCTCGCCGGCGAGTTCGCGGTGCAGGCCGGTCGTCTCGACGAGGCCGCCAACTGGTATCTCGACGCCGCCCGCCAATCCGACGGCGATCCCGGACTGGCCGAGCGCGCCACCCGCATCGCCCTGCTGGCCGGCGACGACCGCCGTGCCGCGCAGGCACTGGACCTGTGGCGCCGCCACGCGCCCGATTCGCTGCCGATGCGCGCCGCCGAAGCCACGTTGTCGTTGCGCGCCGGTCGCGACCGCGTCGCCCGCCGTCAGCTCGAAGCCCTGCTGCGCAGCGACGATCCGGCCGGCTGGCGCCATGCCTTCACGGTGCTCGGCGGCGGCGCCCGCGATCAGGCCCAAGCCGCGCGTCTGCTCGGCCAGCTCGTCGACAGCGGCGCGATTCCCGATGCGCTGCAGGCCTGGATGGCCTTCGGCGGCCTCGCCCAGCGGCTGGACCGCACCGATCTGACCGAACGCATTCTCGAAAACATTGTGGCGCGCTTCCCCGGCGAGCCCCGTGTCGCGCTGCTGCGCGCGAGCCAGTTGCGCGAATCGGGCCGCCCCGACGAGGCGCGCCAGGCCCTGGCGGCGCTCGGCGATGCGGCCTTGATCGGCCCTGATCTGCGGATGGGCATCGCTGGCGAATACGAGGCGCTGGGCGATCTCGCCGATGCCGAACGCACGCTCGCGATGGGTCCACAGGACGGTCGCACTTATGTGTTGCGTGCCTCGCTGATGGCGCGCGCCGAGAACAAAGTGGCGCTCGCCGCGCTGTATGACGAGGTCAAGGCGGTCGCGCTGACGCCGAACCCGGCGCAGCGCCTGCTGCTCGGCCAGATGGCCGAGTATCTGGAGCAGTACGACGAGGCGCTGGACTGGTATCAGACCGTGCCCGGCGGCCCCGAACGCGCGCAGGCCCGACTGCGTGGCGCGCGCGTGCTGCACGAACTCGGTCGTCAGGACGATGCCTGGGCGCGGCTGCGCGAGCTGCAATCCGATGGCACCTCCGACGAGGACATGCGTCGCAACGCCTATCTGCTGGAAGCGGAACTCCGGCAGAAGGGCGACGATCCAGCCGAGCTCGACGTCTACAACCGCGGCCTCGCTGCGATGCCGGACGATCCGGCGGTGCTCTATTCGCGTGCACTGATGTGGGAGCGCCGCGACGACATCCCGCGCGCCGAGGCCGACCTGCGCCGCGTGCTGGTGGCAGATCCCGAAAACATCGCCGCGCTCAACGCGCTCGGCTACACCTTGGCCGATCGCACCACGCGCTACACCGAAGCGTTGGAACTCATCGACCGCGCGCGCGTGGCCGAGCCCGACAATGCCGCGATCATCGACAGCTACGGCTGGGTGCTCTATCGCCTGGGCCGTAACGAAGACGCGCTGGTCGAACTGCGCCGCGCGTTCTCGATGATGAAGGACGCCGAAGTCGCCGCGCATATCGGCGAAGTGCTGTGGGTGCTCGGTCGCCATGACGAAGCGCGCAAGTACTTCGACGAAGCCCGCGGCATCGACCCGGAGAACCGCTCGCTGATCCGCGCGCTGGAGAAGACCGGCGCATGA
- a CDS encoding helix-turn-helix domain-containing protein, with protein MALDQTLRLLAKARGLTAAEIAAAIPRVGAATVSAWMRGEKTPGSAQLDALARAFGVPAGALLATLAATLDPARTKGEHELLAAYRTLNTRQQGALLEVARTMAQAPPRKSRD; from the coding sequence ATGGCCCTCGACCAGACGCTGCGCCTGCTCGCCAAGGCCCGCGGCCTGACCGCCGCAGAGATCGCCGCCGCGATTCCGCGCGTCGGTGCAGCGACGGTGTCTGCCTGGATGCGCGGCGAAAAGACACCCGGCAGCGCGCAGCTCGATGCACTGGCCCGCGCGTTCGGCGTCCCCGCCGGCGCGTTGCTGGCGACGCTCGCTGCCACGCTCGACCCGGCGCGCACCAAGGGCGAACATGAATTGCTCGCCGCGTACCGCACGCTCAACACGCGCCAGCAGGGCGCACTGCTGGAAGTCGCCCGCACGATGGCGCAGGCGCCACCGCGCAAGTCACGCGACTAG
- the ispE gene encoding 4-(cytidine 5'-diphospho)-2-C-methyl-D-erythritol kinase: protein MNDADPAGDWSSWPAPAKLNLFLRITGRRDDGYHALQTVFRMLDWGDTIRLRPRADNRIRRIGDSVAGLAEADDLVIRAARLLQKEANVAQGVDIAVEKRIPSGAGLGGGSSDAATVLRALDHLWQTNLGEDRLATLGLALGADVPVFVRGRNAWAEGVGESLVPIDLPPAWYLLADPGVHVNTAGLFQSPELTRNAAPATMADFVSGASLGNAFEPVLRRREPAVEAVFEVMSEVGTPRLTGTGSGCFVEFATREFAEAAQVQAASRVSSRVVGGAARSPLLDALEAGG from the coding sequence ATGAACGACGCGGATCCCGCTGGCGACTGGTCGAGCTGGCCGGCGCCGGCCAAGCTGAACCTGTTTCTGCGCATCACCGGCCGCCGCGACGACGGCTACCACGCGCTGCAGACTGTGTTCCGGATGCTCGACTGGGGTGACACGATCCGGCTGCGGCCGCGCGCTGATAACAGGATCCGGCGCATTGGCGACTCTGTCGCGGGTCTGGCCGAGGCTGATGACCTTGTCATACGGGCGGCGCGGCTGCTGCAAAAAGAAGCGAATGTCGCGCAAGGTGTCGACATCGCCGTCGAAAAACGCATTCCATCCGGGGCTGGCCTCGGCGGCGGATCGTCCGACGCGGCCACCGTCCTGCGCGCCCTCGATCACCTGTGGCAAACGAATCTCGGCGAGGACCGTCTCGCCACACTCGGCCTTGCGCTGGGTGCCGATGTGCCGGTGTTCGTCCGCGGCCGCAACGCCTGGGCGGAAGGGGTCGGGGAGTCGCTGGTCCCGATCGACCTGCCGCCGGCCTGGTATCTGCTTGCCGACCCCGGTGTGCACGTGAATACCGCGGGTCTGTTCCAGAGCCCTGAATTGACGCGAAATGCTGCACCCGCGACAATGGCGGACTTCGTTTCAGGTGCATCGCTCGGCAACGCGTTCGAGCCGGTCCTGCGTCGCCGCGAACCTGCCGTCGAGGCCGTGTTCGAGGTGATGTCAGAGGTCGGAACGCCACGCTTGACCGGGACGGGCAGCGGCTGCTTCGTCGAATTCGCCACGCGCGAATTCGCCGAGGCCGCGCAAGTGCAGGCCGCATCGCGGGTGTCGTCCCGTGTGGTCGGCGGCGCGGCGCGCTCGCCGTTGCTGGATGCGCTCGAAGCGGGAGGTTGA
- the ppk2 gene encoding polyphosphate kinase 2 produces MKPLKRKAYEAALEPMQIELAAVARWLQHSGRRLLVLFEGRDTAGKGGAIESISEHLNPRQCRVVALPKPSDREAGQWYFQRYVTHLPSAGEIALFDRSWYNRAGVESVMGYATPSQVDTFLAQAPAFEQQLVDDGILLFKYWLGCDQAQQEARFSERLHDPLKRWKLSPVDVAARTRYDDYTRARDTMLRATHTSHAPWTLVDFNDQRRGRLTLLRDLLDRLPDSHVDAPSLRFPKLKLKPRPERYDVLPPLAPLED; encoded by the coding sequence ATGAAACCGCTCAAGCGCAAGGCCTACGAGGCCGCCCTCGAACCGATGCAGATCGAACTCGCCGCCGTCGCCCGCTGGCTGCAACACAGCGGCCGCCGCCTGCTGGTGCTGTTCGAAGGTCGCGACACTGCCGGCAAGGGCGGTGCGATCGAGTCGATTTCCGAGCATCTCAATCCACGCCAGTGCCGCGTCGTCGCGTTGCCCAAACCCAGCGATCGCGAAGCCGGCCAGTGGTATTTCCAGCGCTACGTGACGCATCTGCCGTCGGCCGGCGAAATCGCCCTTTTCGACCGCAGCTGGTACAACCGCGCCGGCGTGGAATCGGTGATGGGCTATGCGACACCGTCGCAGGTCGACACCTTCCTCGCCCAGGCGCCTGCGTTCGAACAGCAGCTGGTCGACGACGGCATCCTGCTGTTCAAGTACTGGCTGGGCTGCGACCAGGCGCAGCAGGAAGCGCGGTTTTCCGAGCGCCTGCACGATCCGCTCAAGCGCTGGAAGCTGTCGCCGGTCGATGTTGCCGCGCGTACGCGCTACGACGATTACACCCGCGCCCGCGACACCATGCTGCGCGCGACGCATACATCGCACGCGCCCTGGACACTGGTTGATTTCAACGACCAGCGCCGAGGCCGGCTGACGTTACTCCGTGACCTGCTCGACCGGCTGCCCGACAGCCACGTCGATGCGCCCTCGCTGCGCTTCCCGAAACTCAAGCTCAAGCCGCGGCCGGAGCGCTACGACGTGCTGCCGCCGCTCGCGCCGTTAGAAGACTGA
- a CDS encoding TlpA family protein disulfide reductase, protein MNRLASCIALALLLAACKPDGQTPAAAPDAATPTSTPPATSTDTPATAASKTHPALQVETIDGARFDLAAHRGQWVVVNFWATWCAPCLKEMPELSALDAMREHVQVIGLAYEEIEPDDMRAFLQKHPVVYPIAIIDTFDPPADFDTPPGLPMTYLIGPEGQVVEKILGPVTAERLETLIAGAGGPAVEA, encoded by the coding sequence ATGAACCGCCTCGCCTCCTGCATCGCACTCGCCCTGTTGCTCGCAGCCTGCAAGCCCGATGGCCAGACACCTGCCGCTGCGCCCGATGCCGCAACGCCGACGTCTACGCCTCCTGCGACGTCGACCGATACGCCGGCAACTGCCGCATCGAAAACGCACCCTGCGTTGCAGGTCGAGACGATCGACGGTGCCCGCTTCGATCTTGCTGCACATCGCGGCCAGTGGGTGGTCGTGAACTTCTGGGCGACCTGGTGCGCGCCGTGCCTGAAGGAGATGCCGGAACTCTCGGCGCTCGACGCGATGCGCGAGCACGTGCAGGTGATCGGCCTCGCCTACGAGGAGATCGAACCCGACGACATGCGCGCGTTCCTGCAGAAGCATCCGGTGGTCTATCCGATCGCGATCATCGACACCTTCGACCCACCCGCCGATTTCGACACGCCGCCCGGCCTGCCGATGACGTATCTGATTGGCCCTGAAGGTCAGGTGGTCGAGAAGATCCTCGGCCCGGTCACCGCCGAGCGGCTGGAAACACTGATCGCTGGTGCGGGCGGGCCTGCGGTCGAAGCCTGA
- a CDS encoding 50S ribosomal protein L25/general stress protein Ctc, which translates to MATTHEIKVQRREDEGKGASRRLRLAGNVPAVVYGGDLKPVSIELSHNDVWLASQHEWFYASILDLSLNGDVQKVLLRDMQRHPFKQQIMHLDFQRVNANETIRTAVPLHFLNEDTSPAGKAADVVITHELNEVTVTCLPGDLPEFIEIDLGAMVVGDIVHLSQVKLPKGVEIPELSLGADHDVAVVVAKHGRVEAEPEDETDEASADVPATKAAKDDE; encoded by the coding sequence ATGGCTACCACGCATGAAATCAAGGTGCAGCGCCGCGAAGACGAGGGGAAGGGTGCGAGCCGCCGCCTCCGTCTTGCCGGCAATGTGCCTGCCGTCGTCTACGGCGGCGACCTCAAGCCCGTCAGCATCGAGCTGAGCCACAACGATGTCTGGCTCGCCAGCCAGCACGAGTGGTTCTACGCCTCGATCCTCGACCTGAGCCTCAACGGCGACGTCCAGAAGGTGCTGCTGCGTGACATGCAGCGTCATCCCTTCAAGCAGCAGATCATGCACCTGGACTTCCAGCGCGTGAACGCGAACGAGACGATCCGCACCGCCGTGCCGCTGCACTTCCTCAACGAAGACACCTCGCCGGCCGGCAAGGCTGCCGACGTCGTGATCACGCACGAGCTCAACGAAGTCACCGTGACCTGTCTGCCGGGCGATCTGCCGGAGTTCATCGAGATCGATCTCGGTGCGATGGTCGTCGGCGATATCGTCCACCTCTCGCAGGTCAAGCTGCCGAAGGGCGTCGAGATCCCCGAGCTGTCGCTGGGCGCGGACCACGACGTTGCCGTCGTCGTCGCCAAGCATGGCCGCGTGGAAGCCGAGCCGGAAGACGAGACCGACGAAGCGTCGGCTGACGTCCCGGCCACCAAGGCCGCGAAGGACGACGAGTAA
- the hemA gene encoding glutamyl-tRNA reductase, with protein sequence MSLYALGINHQTAPVALRERVAFAGDALDAALAQLRALPPVREVALLSTCNRTELYAVCDDDGSALAHWLATHPGDDAALAGGSLQAYLYRHRDADAVRHLFRVATGLDSLVLGEPQILGQVKQAWASARAAGTLGSELDRVFQHAFVTAKRARSETRIGNSPVSVASLAVRLAQESFARPADSAVLLIGAGETIELAARHLAQANVKRLLIANRTYAHAQELAARHGGIALPLDELDRHLFLADIVLSATASRTPIIGRAQVAAALAARKHRPMLLMDLAVPRDIAPDVAELRDVFLYTVDDLERTLDDNRRGRREAAADADAIIDLQVTRFGESNAARGRLAPIKRLRAHGEAVRGEALARARQQLAAGQSPDAVLELLAHTLTNRLLHLPTTALRDAALRGDDTLADSLDALLPPEPESRTPDAADPAP encoded by the coding sequence ATGAGCCTTTACGCACTCGGCATCAACCACCAGACCGCGCCGGTCGCCCTGCGCGAACGGGTGGCGTTTGCCGGCGATGCGCTCGACGCGGCGCTCGCGCAGCTGCGTGCGTTGCCGCCCGTGCGCGAGGTCGCGTTGCTGTCGACCTGCAACCGCACCGAGCTCTACGCCGTGTGCGACGACGATGGCAGCGCGCTGGCGCACTGGCTGGCGACGCATCCGGGCGACGACGCGGCGCTGGCCGGTGGTTCGCTGCAGGCCTATCTGTACCGGCATCGCGACGCCGACGCGGTGCGACATCTGTTCCGCGTCGCGACCGGGCTCGATTCGCTGGTACTGGGCGAGCCGCAGATCCTCGGCCAGGTGAAGCAGGCCTGGGCCAGCGCGCGCGCGGCCGGCACGCTCGGCAGCGAACTCGATCGCGTATTCCAGCACGCCTTCGTCACCGCCAAGCGCGCACGCAGCGAGACCCGCATCGGCAACAGTCCGGTGTCGGTAGCCTCGCTCGCGGTGCGGCTTGCGCAGGAATCGTTTGCGCGCCCGGCCGATTCGGCGGTACTGCTGATCGGCGCCGGCGAGACCATCGAACTGGCAGCGCGCCATCTCGCGCAGGCCAACGTCAAACGCCTGCTGATCGCCAACCGCACCTACGCGCACGCGCAGGAACTGGCCGCGCGGCATGGCGGTATCGCGCTGCCACTCGATGAACTCGACCGGCATCTGTTCCTCGCCGACATCGTGCTGTCGGCCACCGCCAGCCGTACGCCGATCATCGGCCGCGCGCAGGTCGCCGCCGCGCTTGCCGCGCGCAAGCACCGGCCGATGCTGCTGATGGATCTGGCGGTGCCACGCGACATCGCGCCCGATGTGGCCGAGCTGCGCGACGTGTTCCTCTACACCGTCGACGATCTGGAACGCACGCTCGACGACAACCGCCGCGGCCGCCGCGAGGCCGCCGCCGATGCCGACGCGATCATCGATCTGCAGGTCACCCGCTTTGGCGAGTCGAATGCCGCGCGCGGACGCTTGGCGCCGATCAAACGCCTGCGCGCGCACGGCGAAGCAGTCCGAGGTGAAGCGCTCGCCCGCGCCCGCCAGCAACTCGCCGCCGGCCAGTCCCCCGACGCGGTGTTGGAACTGCTGGCGCATACATTGACCAACCGGCTGCTGCATCTGCCGACCACCGCCCTGCGCGACGCCGCGCTGCGCGGCGACGACACGCTGGCCGACAGCCTCGATGCGCTGCTGCCGCCCGAACCCGAGTCCCGGACACCCGATGCTGCCGACCCTGCGCCGTAA
- the moaB gene encoding molybdenum cofactor biosynthesis protein B: MSSQTDFIPLQICVLTVSDSRTLDTDSSGDYLVESLTGAGHGIAERALLPDDRYAMRALVSKWIADPVVDGILVTGGTGFTGRDSTPEALLPLLDKEMPGFGELFRAVSVEEIGTSSLQSRAFAGLANATFVFALPGSTSACRTAWEKIVRHQLDARTKPCNLATIRPRLKEA, from the coding sequence ATGAGCAGCCAGACCGATTTCATCCCCCTCCAGATCTGCGTGCTGACGGTGTCCGACAGCCGCACCCTCGACACCGACAGCTCCGGCGACTACCTCGTCGAGTCCCTGACCGGCGCAGGCCACGGGATCGCCGAGCGCGCCCTGCTGCCCGATGACCGCTACGCGATGCGGGCACTGGTATCGAAGTGGATCGCCGATCCCGTCGTCGACGGCATCCTCGTCACCGGCGGCACAGGCTTCACCGGACGCGACTCCACGCCCGAAGCGCTGCTGCCCTTGCTGGACAAGGAAATGCCCGGCTTCGGTGAACTGTTCCGCGCGGTGTCGGTCGAGGAGATCGGCACGTCCTCGCTGCAGTCACGCGCCTTTGCCGGCCTCGCCAATGCGACCTTCGTGTTCGCCCTGCCAGGCTCGACATCGGCCTGCCGCACGGCGTGGGAGAAGATCGTCCGCCACCAGCTCGACGCGCGCACCAAGCCGTGCAATCTGGCGACGATCCGTCCGCGCCTGAAAGAAGCCTGA
- the lolB gene encoding lipoprotein insertase outer membrane protein LolB: MNIRFVFAAVAAFGLAACTSVPVRPPLQTVDLAPAALADAQARLAAREASVRALPQLAFNGRVAMSNGRDGGSGRIEWLQTGGDYRVTLSAPVTRQSWQLQGGPQGARIDGLDGGPREGADVGLLLREATGFEIPVAAMAAWAAGVRADVAVSGPAEVAFDAGGRLAQVQQDGWTIDYLEWQPEPAAGAAPALPTRINAQRGSARVRLVVDSWTLGDATGLSSTP, encoded by the coding sequence ATGAATATCCGGTTCGTATTCGCAGCGGTCGCGGCGTTCGGGTTGGCCGCCTGTACCAGCGTGCCGGTGCGGCCGCCGCTGCAGACCGTCGATCTCGCGCCCGCCGCACTCGCCGATGCGCAGGCGCGACTCGCCGCGCGCGAAGCCTCTGTACGCGCGCTGCCGCAACTTGCATTCAACGGCCGTGTGGCGATGTCCAACGGGCGCGATGGCGGCAGTGGCCGCATCGAATGGCTGCAGACCGGCGGCGATTACCGGGTGACATTGAGCGCACCGGTGACCCGGCAGAGCTGGCAGCTGCAGGGCGGTCCGCAGGGCGCACGCATCGACGGCCTCGACGGCGGCCCGCGCGAAGGCGCCGATGTGGGTCTGTTGCTGCGGGAGGCCACCGGCTTCGAGATTCCCGTCGCTGCGATGGCGGCCTGGGCCGCGGGCGTGCGGGCCGATGTCGCGGTGTCCGGCCCCGCCGAGGTCGCGTTCGACGCCGGCGGTCGCCTGGCGCAGGTGCAGCAGGACGGCTGGACCATCGATTATCTCGAGTGGCAGCCCGAGCCAGCCGCGGGCGCAGCGCCGGCGCTGCCGACCCGCATCAACGCCCAGCGCGGCAGTGCGCGCGTGCGTCTCGTCGTCGACAGCTGGACGCTTGGCGACGCCACGGGCTTGTCTTCGACACCATGA